The window ATTCCTTCGGGGGAGCGGCGTCGTTTTTCAGCATCAGGCATCACACGACCTATAGTTCAGGGAGCCGACATTACGTCAGCATTCCAGGTGACACGATGCATTCATCCTCCGAACAACGCAGTGCGTTTCGCATTCAGATGCCCGATGGGCAGAAGCATGCGTCGCTGCGCGTCGAGGGCCGATCTGTCGATGTGCATCTGGTCGATGCCTCGGCGACGGGAGTGGCGGTTGCCTGTCCGCTGTCGGTCACGCTCGACATCGACGATCGCGCTGAGTTGCACACGGCAGCCGGCGGAGGTTTGATTCGCATCGTTCGTAAGGAAATCTTCTCCGACGGTGTGCTGCTAGGCGCCGAACGGATCGGTGATCTGTCGGAAGCCGAAGGTTTTCTGGCGCAACTCGGCGAGTTGGCCATGTGGCCGCTGCGCACCTTCCAAACCGGCCACGTGGTGGCCAAGATTGGCGTGGTCTCGGCCGTGGTCGCCATTGGCGGCGTGGCCGCGGCGTTCTGCTTTGGCTGGGAGTGGATGGCGAAGACATCGCGGCCCATCACCGTGGAAGTGCCCGTAGCAACAACGCAGCCTGCGACCGCAGAGATTCAAAATGTGCTGAAGCAGGTCGAAGTGCTGCTGCCAGCGACTCCGCCAGTTTCGGAAAGCGATCAGCGAGCGCGGCGGATTCTCGAACAACAGAAACAACTACTCACGCCGGAAACGATCCGCCGCTTGCGATTGACTCCTTCGCAAGAGAGCCAGATTCAACGCTCATTGGATGCCGCCAAAGCGGCCGCCGATGCACCCAGCCAAGATTCTTGGGAAGCGATCCGCCGCAGCGAAACTCAGATCCTGAAGGTCCTCACGCCGACGCAAATCAAGATCTGGCGTCAGCAGAGCGGCACCTAAGTTTGTCCGTTGTCGCGCTGCGACAACGCTGCTACTTCTTCGGCTGAAAATCTTTGTCGCCGAATTGCCATAGTAGAAAACTCCACACGTCGGCGAGTTCGGCCTGGCGTTGATCGCGCGTCGAACCGATGCCGTGCCCCGCGTGATAATCGACGCGAAACAGAACCGGTTTGCCGCTGCCGGTCGCTGCCTGTAGACGAGCGGTGGTCTTGGCCGAAATCCACGGTTCCACGCGCGGGTCATTCGCGCCGTGCGTCAGGAGCACGGCGGGATATTTCACGCCGTCGCGAATCTGATGCAGCGTGCTCATGGCGAGTAATCCACGGAACTCATCTTCCTTGGTCGTGGTGCCGAACTCGGGAACATTTGGCGGGCCGTTGAGCGTCGTTTCGAAACGGAGCATATCGGTGCAGCCCACGCTGATACGTGCCGCGGCAAACAGATCAGGCTGATCGGTAATCGCGCGGCCGATGAGAATGCCTCCCGCGCTGCCGCCTTCGCCAGCGAGCTTGGATGGGGATGTGTATTTCTTGGCGACGAGATACTCTGCGCAGGCAATGAAGTCTTTCCAAGTGTTCGGCTTGGTTAGCTTTCGCCCCGCGTGATGCCATTCCTTGCCAAAAGCTCCACCGCCGCGGATGTGCGCAATGGCCAGCACACCGCCGCGCTCGAGCCAGGCGAGATTGGTCGGCCGGTAGTTCATCGAGGCGGTAAAGCCATACGCGCCGTAGCCCGAAATGAAGGCCGGGTTCGAGCCATCGAGCTTGATATCGCGGCGATGCAAGATCGACAGCGGCACCTTCACGCCGTCGTGGCTTGGCACCATCACTTCGGTCGAAGTGAGCCAATCGGGAGCGTCGAATTTGCCGGCTGGCAGCAACTTCGTATCGACGAGATTCTTCGTGGTCGGTTCATAGAGGTAAAGATTGCCGGCCCGAGTCCACGATCGCGTGCCGATGAGCACGTTGGTCATATCAGGCCGAGCTGCTACCACATTGGCAGCGGGTTCGTCGGGGAGCAGATCAAAATGCTCCGCGGGCCCCGCGAAGCCACGCAGATTCTTGGTGAACGGCAGTCGCAAAATCTTGTTCGGCACGCCGGCGAGCACTCCGACATAGAGCGCATCTTGCGCCACGGCCAGCGAATCGACCACTTGCTCGCCGGCCGGCACGATGACATCGGCGGTTGCAAACTTCGGCTCCGTCAACAAGGTCCGCACGACCTTGAACCGCGGCGCCTCGCTCGCCGTGAGCAAATAAATCTCATCTCCGTGAACCGCGTACTCCGTCACTTGATCGCGACGGTCGCAAACTTTCGTCCAGCGCACATCCTTCGTGCCGAGCGTCTTCTGCTCGGTGGCATACAACGTGAGATCGGTCTCGTCGCCATGCTTGATCTGTCCGATGGCCCAGCGCGAACCAATCGGCAGAATGACGGCAGGAAAATCCATCTCCTGCATTTCCGGTGAACCGGTGGCGCCCTGCGCGAAGATCAATTTGTCTTCGCCCGTCTTCGTACCGATCTCGTGCAGCCAAGCCTGCGTAAACTTGTAGCCTTCGGTCGCGGGCGCATCGGTGGGAACATCACGCCGGCGACTGTATACAAACCCCTTGCCGTCGGGCAACCAATCGGGCCGGGCGTATTCGGCTTCGAGGCGATCGATGCTCTCGGGGAGATCGCTGTTCGTCGGCCGATCGAAAATTTTCAGGGTCGTTTGCTCAGAGCCCGAGGCGGCAAAGCCGTACAAAATCTGCTGGCCATCGGGCGACACGCGATAAAAGCTGAGGGCAAAGTGCCCGCCACCTGCCGGCTTCGTGAATTTCTCCGGATCGATCAGCTTCGCTTCACCGCTGCTGCCGTTGACATACAGCTTCGTCACATTTTCGCTGGCCAGTTGCTTGAAATAAAACAACTCGCCAGCGGGAAGAAGCGTGATGTCGCCAATCGTAAATGGCTTACCAGCATCGAGCACTTTGATTCGTTCCAGCAACTTCGCCCGGCCCGGCAAAGTCGACAGCGTCTGCGATGCGTAATCAGCTTGTCCCTTCACCCAGGCCTGCACTTCTGGATTCTTGAAATCCTCCATGTAGCGATAGTGGTCGGTCACTTGCGTGCCGAAGTGCGTATCGACAACCGGTTTGACGGGGGCAACAGGAGGTTCGGCCATGAGTGCAGAAGTGAAAAGGACAAGCAGCAAAGATAGAAAGCGATTCGACATGAGTATGTTTTCTGAAAAGATTATCGATTTTGTTGCCATTCGAGGCCGGGCTTGTCGACGCGAAATTGAACGAGTCGCCGATGTTCGACTTCCGTGACATAGACCGTCCGGCCGTCAGAACCGCCGAAGCACAGGTTGCTCGGCTGTTTGCCGAGGACGTCGATCTCTTTAAGTACCTCACCTTGCGGCGAAAGTTTCACGACCGTCCCTTTGCCATAGCGAGTGATGTAGAGATTGCCATCGACATCGACGCGCATGCCATCGAAGCCGTGGTCTTCGAATTGCTTCACAAGCTTTCGTTCGCCGAGCGTGCCGTCGTCTCGAATCGGAAAGGCCCACACGCCCCGCTGCGCGCTTTCGTTGACGTACAGCGTCTTGCCGTCAGGACTCACATCGATTCCGTTTGTCGTGCCGAGGTCTTGAGCGAGACGTTTGATTTCACCCTTCGTCGAAATCCGCCACAGTTGGCCAGTTCCTTTGTCCCAGGCAGGATCGCTGGCGAAGAGCGTGCCATCGGCGGCGCGGGCCAGATCGTTTGGTTGATTCAAACCATCATCGTGGGCGAGCACCGTGATCTTCTTCGTCGCCGGATCGATCTGCAGCACGTTGTGGCCGACGTAATCGGCAACGTACATCTGGCCCGCTTTATCAAAACGAATGCCGTTGCCGATGCTCTTACCTTCGAGCCGCACGAAGATCTCACCTTTGCCGTCGGGCGTGACACGGCCGATCGTTCCTTGCTCGGCAAAGTTCACCGCAAAGATGTTTCCCTGGGCATCGCATGCCGGTCCTTCGATGCCGGCGGTGAATTCGTTCGGCTTGGTCAGCGGCGTGGCGACGAAGAGTTTATCGGTGGGATCGGCGGAGAGTAGAGCAAGCAGCAGGAGCAGATGCATGGTGATTCTCTCTTAAGATGGAACTGCAGCAAGCTTGCTCGCCATTTGCAGCGCTTCTTCGGGCGTGTTGATCAGGCTTTCGAGTTGGGCGTCGCGAACCTGGTCGAGGATGATGCGGAACTGCGGACCGGGGGGCAAGCCGAGAAGTTTTAAATCCTCGCCGTTGATGAGCGGCAACGGATTCATCAGCGCCGCAGGCAAATCGAGCATCCGATTACAGAGATCGAGTTCCATCGGATTGGGATCAAGGACGCTGGAAACGGCTGCGGCAAAATCGAGAATCGACTCGACGCCGGGCGTTGCCAATAGCCGCTGCAATTTCGGCCAGGTGAATTCGCTCGCGCGGCGCAGCAACGGTTCCTCGCGCAACAGCCGTTGCACTTGGGTCAGCTCTTCGACAGAGAGTTTCAAGCGACGGCAGACGAGATCGACGAGCTGCGCAAGCGCGTCGGGCGTTTCTGCCAGCGGCCGCAGCAATAAAGCGAGTCCCTGCGGAAACGTTGGCGCTTGGAGTCGCTCGAGCATCGTCAGCGTTTGTTGCCAGGCCTGCGTGTGTACGCCGCGCGCTTCGGGGAGGATGATTTCGAGGAGTTGCGCTTGGCTGAGGAGTTCCACGGCGAGGCGGCGACGCTCGAGCGTGAGCATTTTCCGCAATTCTTCGGCGATTCGCTCGGCACTGACGATCACCAGTTCGTTCGATTGCTCTTGCACGGCAGCGAGAGTCTTGTTTTCAATCGTAAAGCCGAACTTCGCGGCGAAGCGAACCGCACGGAGCATCCGCAGCTTGTCTTCGGTGATGCGATCGCGGGGCACACCGATGGCGCGGATCACGCCGGCTTGCAGATCATCCTGGCCGCCGACGTAGTCGATCACCTGCTCCACCACGGGATCGTAAAACAGTCCGTTGATGGTGAAGTCGCGCCGCTGGGCATCTTCCTTGGCATCGCTGAAGGTCACGCTATCGGGATGTCGGCCGTCGCTGTAACCTGCGTCGCGGCGGAACGTCGCTACTTCGATTTGCCCGGCTGGTTTGGGACCGAGCACGGTAATCACGCCAAACGCCGCGCCGATTGGCAGCGAACGGCGATGGCCGAAGACATCGCGCACTTGCTCGGGCCGGGCACTCGTGGCGACGTCATAGTCCTTCGGCATGATGCCGAGCAACTGATCGCGCACGCAGCCGCCGGCCCAGAGGGCTTGATGGCCGGCATCGCGCAATTTGCGCACGACCTCGACAGCGAATTCACGGGCGGCGGTGGGATCGACAGCGGGCAAGGCAATCCTCGGCAATTCCAGCGTGATGAGCCGTGGGAAGGGAGTTTCGGCGGGCGAGGGCTTCGTTAGAATGACATGCTCGTTGTTACCTGACAACACGTGACAGCGTTCTTCAGAAGACAAATCCCAACCAGCAAAGTTCGCGATGTCTGCTACGTTACCGATCGAAATCGATGTCACCTCCGTCAAAGAACTCCTCGATGCCGGCAGCGACTTTCTGCTGCTCGATTGCCGTCAGCCGGGCGAATATCAAACGGCGAACATCGCCGGCGCGACGCTGATTCCGATGCGCGAGATTCCCAGCAAGCTCGCCGAACTGGGCACGCAGGACAAGCACATCGTCGTGCATTGCCACCACGGTGGCCGGAGCTTGCAGGTGACTCACTTCTTGCGAAATCAGGGCTTTGCCAACGTGCAGAATATGTCGGGCGGTATCGACGCGTGGTCACAGATTATCGATCCGACGGTCCCGCGATACTAAACCGTTAGGCCAACACCAATACAAAACCTTTTCTCAGGAAACAATCATGAGCGCTGAAGCCAAACTCGTTGAACTCAAGCTGGAACTTCCCCCCGCGCCGAAGGCGATGGGCGTTTACAAGCCGATCGTCATCCTCGGCAACACGGCATATGTCTCGGGGCACGGCCCGCTGAAGAGCGATGGCTCACTACTCGTCGGCCGCGTCGGCTCCGAGGTCGATCAGGCCGCGGGTTACACGGCTGCGCGGCAGACGGGCCTCGCCATTCTCGCTACGTTGCGGGCGAATCTCGGTAGCCTCGATCGCGTGAAGCGGGTGGTGAAGACGTTGGGCATGGTCAACTGCACGGCTGACTTCGACAAGCATCCGGCCGTCATCAACGGCTGCAGCGAACTGTGGCGCGACATCTGGGGCGCCGATCACGGCGTGGGTGCTCGCAGCGCCGTGGGAATGGGTTCGTTGCCAGGAAATATTACGGTGGAGATCGAAGCGATCTTTGAATTAGCATAGGAGGAAGCGTTCAATCTGTAGCTGAATTCGCCAGAATTCAGTTGCCTCCATCAGAACGGATTCTGCGTCTGAATTCTGGCGAATTCAGCTACTTGAGAACTCATGCCTTTTCGCCAAATCTGCGTCCTCGTTCTCGGCAGCGTCTTGCCGGGGCTCATTGTTGCGCTGTTGGCGACGTATCTCATGCGCTGGCTCAGTCCGCGCATCGGGTTGATCGATCAGCCGAATGCTCAAAGGAAAGTCCACACTTCGCCGGTGCCGCTCGGCGGCGGTGTGGGCATTTGGTTGGGAGTGATCGGGACGTTTGCTGTCGCGCAACTCGCGCTGTGGTTCGTCATGTCGAACGGCGAGCTAGATAAGTATGTGCCGGATTTTGCCCGGCCGCATTTGAACGGCATGCTGTTGCAATCGCTGAAACTCTGGGTGCTGCTCGCGGCTGGAACCGCGCTGATGTTCCTCGGCTTGGCCGATGATCGCTACGGGCTGTCGTGGCAGTTGCGAATGGGAACGCAGTTTGGTGTGGCCGCGATTTGTGTTTTTTTCATTCCAAGTCTGCAACTGACTGCGTTCATCAATCAGCCGTGGCTGACGGGATTGCTATCCGTTGTGTGGATTGTCGCGCTCATTAACTCGTTCAACATGCTCGACAACATGGACGGGCTTTCGGCGGGGATCGCGGCGATTGCGGCCAGCTTTTTAGCAACCATTATGCTCACCGGGCCTAATCCTGAAGGGAAAAGCCCACAGCTATTCGTGGCCGGTTTTCTGCTGGTGCTGGTTGGTTCGCTGCTCGGTTTTTTGTTCCACAATCGCCCGCCGGCGAAGATTTTTATGGGAGACGCCGGCAGTTACTTTGTCGGTTTCAACATTGCGGTGGCCACGTTGCTGGCCAGTTACACGGGCTATCGGGGCGAGACTCGGCATGCGATTTTGGCCCCGCTGTGTGTGATGGCCGTGCCGTTGTACGACCTGGTGACGGTCATTTTCATCCGGCTACGAACGGGCCGAAGTATTTTTTCAGCCGACAAGAACCATTTCTCGCATCGCCTCGTAGAGCTAGGGTTAAGCCGGCCGCAGGCGGTGCTGACGGTCTATTTGACGACGGCTACGTGCTGCCTGGCCGGCCTGCTGCTTCATCAAGTGAAAGGGCTGTTCGGAGCGGTTATCTTGATGTTGATTGTAGGCTGCATCCTCTCCTTGATTGCCATTCTGGAAACCACCGCCAGGCGAAAGATCAACCAGCCATGAAACGCCGTCGGGGTCAACACGCCGAAGAAAATCATCCCACCGCCGAATCCGCCGCCGCGGCCGAGCGACTCGATGCGATCTTCATGTCGTATCTGCGGCCGGCGATTCTGGCCATTGCGACTGCGCTGCTCGTCTCCACGCCGCTGATCGCCAGCGAGTCGGTCATTTCGGAAGGAGCCTTTGCCACCTGGCACGTCATGTGGCTGGCCGTAGCGGTGATCTCGCTCGTCGGCTCGGCGTTCTTCACCAGCAACGCGCAGCGCTGGAGCTGGGCCGATCTGCTGGTGATCTTGCTCGTCGGCTGGCATGTGGTGAGCGCGGCGATGTGCGATGGCAACATGCGGAACGCCTGGAATGCGACCTGGCAGTGGGGCGCGTACGGCGCGATCGCGATCATCTTCCGTCAGCAGTTGACCTCGGCGCTCGAAACGCGTGCGCTGGTCGTCGTGCTACTCGCGCTGGCCGTGGGAGTTTCATTGCATGCGTATTACGACTACGGCGTGCTCAAGCCGCAGTTGCGAGCGCAATTTGAAAAGGATCCGGAGAAGTTCTATAAGCAGATGGGAGCCGATCCGGGTTCGCCGACGCGGGCGCATCTCGAAAACCGCATCAAGAGCGTCGAGCCCACGGCAGAGTTTGCACTGACGAACTCGCTGGCTG is drawn from Anatilimnocola floriformis and contains these coding sequences:
- a CDS encoding prolyl oligopeptidase family serine peptidase, whose product is MAEPPVAPVKPVVDTHFGTQVTDHYRYMEDFKNPEVQAWVKGQADYASQTLSTLPGRAKLLERIKVLDAGKPFTIGDITLLPAGELFYFKQLASENVTKLYVNGSSGEAKLIDPEKFTKPAGGGHFALSFYRVSPDGQQILYGFAASGSEQTTLKIFDRPTNSDLPESIDRLEAEYARPDWLPDGKGFVYSRRRDVPTDAPATEGYKFTQAWLHEIGTKTGEDKLIFAQGATGSPEMQEMDFPAVILPIGSRWAIGQIKHGDETDLTLYATEQKTLGTKDVRWTKVCDRRDQVTEYAVHGDEIYLLTASEAPRFKVVRTLLTEPKFATADVIVPAGEQVVDSLAVAQDALYVGVLAGVPNKILRLPFTKNLRGFAGPAEHFDLLPDEPAANVVAARPDMTNVLIGTRSWTRAGNLYLYEPTTKNLVDTKLLPAGKFDAPDWLTSTEVMVPSHDGVKVPLSILHRRDIKLDGSNPAFISGYGAYGFTASMNYRPTNLAWLERGGVLAIAHIRGGGAFGKEWHHAGRKLTKPNTWKDFIACAEYLVAKKYTSPSKLAGEGGSAGGILIGRAITDQPDLFAAARISVGCTDMLRFETTLNGPPNVPEFGTTTKEDEFRGLLAMSTLHQIRDGVKYPAVLLTHGANDPRVEPWISAKTTARLQAATGSGKPVLFRVDYHAGHGIGSTRDQRQAELADVWSFLLWQFGDKDFQPKK
- a CDS encoding SMP-30/gluconolactonase/LRE family protein, yielding MHLLLLLALLSADPTDKLFVATPLTKPNEFTAGIEGPACDAQGNIFAVNFAEQGTIGRVTPDGKGEIFVRLEGKSIGNGIRFDKAGQMYVADYVGHNVLQIDPATKKITVLAHDDGLNQPNDLARAADGTLFASDPAWDKGTGQLWRISTKGEIKRLAQDLGTTNGIDVSPDGKTLYVNESAQRGVWAFPIRDDGTLGERKLVKQFEDHGFDGMRVDVDGNLYITRYGKGTVVKLSPQGEVLKEIDVLGKQPSNLCFGGSDGRTVYVTEVEHRRLVQFRVDKPGLEWQQNR
- a CDS encoding CCA tRNA nucleotidyltransferase, whose translation is MSSEERCHVLSGNNEHVILTKPSPAETPFPRLITLELPRIALPAVDPTAAREFAVEVVRKLRDAGHQALWAGGCVRDQLLGIMPKDYDVATSARPEQVRDVFGHRRSLPIGAAFGVITVLGPKPAGQIEVATFRRDAGYSDGRHPDSVTFSDAKEDAQRRDFTINGLFYDPVVEQVIDYVGGQDDLQAGVIRAIGVPRDRITEDKLRMLRAVRFAAKFGFTIENKTLAAVQEQSNELVIVSAERIAEELRKMLTLERRRLAVELLSQAQLLEIILPEARGVHTQAWQQTLTMLERLQAPTFPQGLALLLRPLAETPDALAQLVDLVCRRLKLSVEELTQVQRLLREEPLLRRASEFTWPKLQRLLATPGVESILDFAAAVSSVLDPNPMELDLCNRMLDLPAALMNPLPLINGEDLKLLGLPPGPQFRIILDQVRDAQLESLINTPEEALQMASKLAAVPS
- a CDS encoding rhodanese-like domain-containing protein — protein: MSATLPIEIDVTSVKELLDAGSDFLLLDCRQPGEYQTANIAGATLIPMREIPSKLAELGTQDKHIVVHCHHGGRSLQVTHFLRNQGFANVQNMSGGIDAWSQIIDPTVPRY
- a CDS encoding RidA family protein, which codes for MSAEAKLVELKLELPPAPKAMGVYKPIVILGNTAYVSGHGPLKSDGSLLVGRVGSEVDQAAGYTAARQTGLAILATLRANLGSLDRVKRVVKTLGMVNCTADFDKHPAVINGCSELWRDIWGADHGVGARSAVGMGSLPGNITVEIEAIFELA
- a CDS encoding MraY family glycosyltransferase, producing the protein MPFRQICVLVLGSVLPGLIVALLATYLMRWLSPRIGLIDQPNAQRKVHTSPVPLGGGVGIWLGVIGTFAVAQLALWFVMSNGELDKYVPDFARPHLNGMLLQSLKLWVLLAAGTALMFLGLADDRYGLSWQLRMGTQFGVAAICVFFIPSLQLTAFINQPWLTGLLSVVWIVALINSFNMLDNMDGLSAGIAAIAASFLATIMLTGPNPEGKSPQLFVAGFLLVLVGSLLGFLFHNRPPAKIFMGDAGSYFVGFNIAVATLLASYTGYRGETRHAILAPLCVMAVPLYDLVTVIFIRLRTGRSIFSADKNHFSHRLVELGLSRPQAVLTVYLTTATCCLAGLLLHQVKGLFGAVILMLIVGCILSLIAILETTARRKINQP